Proteins encoded together in one Methylocystis parvus OBBP window:
- a CDS encoding transposase, translated as MTRVHGWAPRGERLIDKVPHGHWTTATFLAALRCDRIDAPCLFDGPINGERFLAYVEQFLVPTLASGDIVVLDNLGSHKGMRDLTTAYRNAYGVG; from the coding sequence ATGACGCGGGTCCATGGCTGGGCGCCGCGCGGCGAGCGGCTGATCGATAAAGTCCCGCACGGCCATTGGACGACGGCGACCTTCCTCGCCGCCTTGCGCTGCGACCGCATCGACGCGCCCTGCCTGTTCGACGGTCCGATCAACGGCGAACGCTTCCTCGCCTATGTCGAACAATTTCTCGTTCCGACGCTCGCATCCGGCGACATCGTCGTGCTCGACAATCTCGGCTCGCACAAAGGTATGCGTGATCTGACGACCGCCTACCGGAACGCATATGGAGTTGGTTAG
- the tnpA gene encoding IS66-like element accessory protein TnpA, whose translation MSAAKDGVKRRTWSLEERQRIVAEALAPGASVAAVARRHGLNANLVFKWLRRSREGWLDRRRGPAKETAPAKMSPELAAQTFVPVELLELKPAPMSPALPPSSAPVAKIAATPARVSRKNVRRGAMEVSLPNGARLSLDADVDTEALRRVLSALGDL comes from the coding sequence ATGTCGGCGGCGAAGGATGGCGTCAAGCGGCGCACGTGGAGCCTTGAGGAGCGGCAGCGGATCGTTGCGGAGGCGTTGGCGCCTGGCGCGTCCGTAGCGGCTGTCGCGCGACGGCACGGATTGAACGCCAATCTGGTTTTCAAGTGGCTGCGGCGTTCGCGCGAAGGCTGGCTGGATCGCCGGCGGGGGCCGGCGAAAGAGACAGCGCCCGCGAAAATGTCGCCGGAGCTAGCCGCACAGACTTTCGTTCCCGTCGAGCTGCTGGAGTTGAAGCCGGCTCCGATGAGCCCGGCTCTGCCGCCGTCGTCGGCGCCGGTGGCGAAGATTGCCGCCACGCCGGCGCGGGTGTCGCGCAAGAACGTGCGGCGCGGCGCCATGGAAGTCAGCCTGCCGAATGGCGCGCGCTTGTCGCTCGACGCAGATGTGGACACTGAGGCTCTGCGCCGCGTGTTGTCGGCGCTGGGTGACCTTTGA
- the tnpB gene encoding IS66 family insertion sequence element accessory protein TnpB (TnpB, as the term is used for proteins encoded by IS66 family insertion elements, is considered an accessory protein, since TnpC, encoded by a neighboring gene, is a DDE family transposase.) translates to MLQFAPGVKVYLALKPVDMRRGFDGLAADVAQVLRNDPFSGAAFVFRSKRGDYVKILTWDGSGLCLFAKRLEKGKFVWPPIVEGALQLTAAQLALLIEGIDWRRTVAPEAPERPVFL, encoded by the coding sequence ATGCTTCAGTTCGCGCCGGGGGTGAAGGTCTATCTGGCGTTGAAGCCCGTCGACATGCGGCGCGGTTTCGACGGACTCGCCGCCGACGTGGCGCAGGTGCTTCGCAACGATCCCTTCTCCGGCGCGGCTTTCGTGTTCCGGAGCAAGCGCGGCGATTACGTGAAGATCTTGACCTGGGACGGGTCGGGCCTGTGTCTTTTCGCCAAGCGGCTGGAGAAGGGAAAGTTCGTCTGGCCGCCGATCGTCGAGGGCGCGTTGCAATTGACGGCGGCGCAACTGGCCTTGCTGATCGAGGGGATCGACTGGCGGCGGACGGTTGCGCCAGAAGCGCCGGAACGCCCGGTCTTCCTTTAG
- the tnpC gene encoding IS66 family transposase, translating to MSRAAADLPEDPTELRRFAEALAAEVHAKTLLIEKLKMQLAVLRRARFGRSSEKLDRDIEQLELLIGDMEESDAGRVARSEATTNGASSSTPKKPSVRAPLPDHLPLETVVHDAPCVCPTCGGSKFGRVGVDEREMLEYVASHFKRVAHVRPKMSCRACETIVQAPMPTLPIEKGRPGPALLAHVIVAKYCDHLPLHRQSGIYAREGVTIDRSVMAGWVGHMAALLEPLAECIARHVRGGPAVHADDTTVPVLDPGRGRTKTGRLWTAVRDERPYGSTAPPAAFYLYSPDRTSEHAHALLKGCRGHLHADGYTGFGGLYEADPKTGAPAPLKEVACWAHARRKLYDVHIETKSPAAAEALDIIARLFVIEAGVKGKPPAERVAARRERSAPVLAELRAFLDATLAKISGKSDFAKAIRYATSRWMALIRYVDDGRLEMTNNAAERAVRPLTLGRKNYLFAGSDEGGRRAAIMYTLIETARFNDVDPEAWLADVIARIADHPINRIDDLLPWKWKPHAEAAAPSRAA from the coding sequence ATGTCGCGCGCCGCTGCCGATTTGCCCGAAGACCCCACCGAACTGCGACGGTTCGCCGAGGCGCTCGCCGCGGAAGTTCACGCCAAGACCCTGCTGATCGAGAAGCTGAAAATGCAGCTCGCCGTTTTGCGGCGCGCGCGTTTCGGGCGTTCGTCGGAAAAGCTCGACCGCGATATCGAACAGCTCGAACTCTTGATCGGCGACATGGAGGAGAGCGACGCCGGGCGCGTGGCGCGAAGCGAAGCGACCACAAACGGCGCTTCGTCATCGACCCCGAAGAAGCCGTCCGTTCGTGCGCCTCTGCCCGACCATCTCCCGCTAGAGACGGTCGTGCACGACGCGCCCTGCGTCTGCCCGACCTGCGGCGGGAGCAAATTCGGACGGGTCGGCGTCGACGAGCGCGAGATGCTGGAATATGTCGCCTCGCACTTCAAGCGCGTGGCGCATGTGCGGCCGAAGATGAGCTGCCGCGCCTGCGAGACGATCGTTCAGGCGCCCATGCCGACGCTGCCGATCGAGAAGGGACGGCCGGGGCCGGCGCTGCTGGCTCATGTCATCGTCGCCAAATATTGCGATCACCTTCCGTTGCATCGCCAGTCCGGCATTTACGCACGCGAAGGCGTGACGATCGACCGCTCGGTCATGGCCGGCTGGGTCGGCCATATGGCGGCGCTGCTGGAGCCGCTGGCCGAGTGCATCGCGCGTCACGTGCGCGGCGGTCCCGCCGTTCATGCTGACGATACGACGGTGCCCGTGCTCGATCCGGGACGCGGCAGAACGAAGACTGGCCGATTATGGACGGCGGTGCGCGATGAAAGGCCCTATGGGTCGACGGCGCCGCCGGCCGCCTTCTACCTCTACTCGCCGGACCGCACGTCCGAGCACGCCCATGCCTTGCTGAAGGGCTGTCGCGGCCATCTCCATGCCGATGGCTACACGGGCTTCGGCGGCCTTTACGAGGCCGATCCGAAAACCGGCGCGCCGGCGCCGCTGAAGGAGGTCGCCTGCTGGGCGCATGCGAGGCGCAAGCTCTACGACGTGCATATCGAAACGAAATCGCCGGCGGCGGCCGAAGCGCTCGACATCATCGCGCGGCTCTTCGTCATCGAGGCCGGCGTCAAAGGCAAGCCGCCGGCCGAGCGCGTCGCCGCGCGCCGGGAACGATCGGCTCCCGTCCTTGCCGAACTCCGCGCCTTCCTTGACGCGACGCTGGCCAAAATCAGCGGCAAGAGCGACTTCGCCAAGGCCATCCGTTATGCGACCTCGCGCTGGATGGCCTTGATCCGCTACGTCGACGACGGACGTCTCGAGATGACGAACAACGCTGCCGAACGTGCCGTCAGGCCCCTGACATTGGGCAGAAAAAACTACCTCTTTGCCGGCTCCGACGAGGGCGGGCGAAGGGCGGCGATCATGTATACGCTGATCGAAACCGCGCGCTTCAACGACGTCGATCCGGAAGCCTGGCTCGCCGACGTCATCGCTCGCATCGCCGATCACCCGATCAACCGGATCGATGATCTCCTTCCCTGGAAATGGAAGCCTCATGCGGAAGCCGCCGCGCCATCTCGGGCAGCTTAA
- a CDS encoding UPF0149 family protein, whose translation MRKPPRHLGQLKSALLDMGEEAMLLEELDGLVAGVLVCPEMIPPSEWLPVVWGQTDEEAAPAFDSMAHLNEVLALVMAHYNDLAKRLFERPGTYAPYFAIDDRNGDVLWELWIEGFEKAVKLRPAAWRPLLDADLDTAKAMSGLLTLADIARGDARFSKLEHDALASTATELIGPFVLALNKWRLESHDLGDMTPVSSPLTSTSFGKVGRNDPCPCGSGKKYKKCCGLN comes from the coding sequence ATGCGGAAGCCGCCGCGCCATCTCGGGCAGCTTAAAAGCGCTCTCCTCGACATGGGCGAGGAGGCCATGCTGCTGGAAGAACTCGATGGGCTCGTCGCCGGCGTGCTCGTTTGTCCGGAGATGATCCCGCCGAGCGAATGGCTGCCGGTCGTCTGGGGGCAGACGGACGAGGAGGCGGCGCCCGCCTTCGACTCGATGGCTCACCTGAACGAAGTGCTGGCGCTCGTCATGGCGCACTACAATGATCTCGCGAAACGGCTTTTCGAGAGGCCCGGGACCTATGCGCCTTACTTCGCCATCGATGATCGCAACGGCGATGTGCTTTGGGAGTTGTGGATCGAAGGCTTCGAAAAGGCGGTGAAGCTTCGCCCCGCTGCATGGCGACCGTTGCTCGATGCGGACTTGGATACCGCCAAAGCCATGTCGGGCTTGCTGACGCTCGCCGATATCGCTCGAGGCGACGCGCGCTTCTCCAAGCTCGAGCATGACGCCCTCGCATCAACCGCGACGGAACTGATCGGCCCGTTCGTCTTGGCCCTCAATAAATGGCGTCTCGAAAGCCATGATCTCGGCGACATGACGCCAGTATCGTCGCCGCTCACATCCACTTCGTTCGGCAAAGTCGGTCGCAACGATCCCTGTCCATGCGGATCAGGCAAAAAATACAAGAAATGCTGCGGCCTCAACTGA
- a CDS encoding MFS transporter — protein MLNVGAVTAAFAMMIAALAQTYAEIFGALVIFGSAIGLMLPGNLAALSLRVGADAQGKAAGINVVGQGMGQALGPVLGASLHQLSPLAPFFATTILMIASVVLTVYVSRGRFAASSP, from the coding sequence TTGCTGAATGTCGGCGCAGTAACGGCGGCTTTTGCCATGATGATCGCGGCGCTGGCGCAAACTTATGCGGAGATTTTCGGCGCTCTCGTCATTTTTGGCTCGGCGATTGGACTTATGCTCCCCGGAAACCTTGCTGCGCTGAGTTTGCGCGTCGGCGCGGACGCACAAGGCAAGGCCGCGGGAATCAACGTCGTCGGTCAGGGCATGGGTCAAGCGTTGGGACCAGTGCTGGGCGCGAGTCTGCACCAGCTTTCTCCGTTGGCGCCGTTCTTCGCGACGACGATATTGATGATCGCCTCCGTCGTTCTTACGGTCTATGTGTCGCGGGGCCGGTTCGCCGCATCAAGCCCATAG